A single window of Salvia splendens isolate huo1 chromosome 8, SspV2, whole genome shotgun sequence DNA harbors:
- the LOC121745923 gene encoding photosystem II 5 kDa protein, chloroplastic-like: MASSMTMTASFLGGAAAAKPVTATNRRCPLAVKASMDSEKAVVAESSNTRRGLVLAVVAAAASSIVTVAMAEEPKRGSAEAKKKYAPICVTMPTARICRN; this comes from the coding sequence ATGGCATCATCCATGACCATGACCGCCTCCTTCTTAGGTGGCGCCGCCGCCGCAAAACCGGTCACTGCCACCAACCGCCGCTGCCCATTAGCCGTTAAGGCCtcgatggactccgagaaggcGGTGGTGGCCGAGAGCAGCAACACGAGACGGGGCCTCGTGTTGGCTGTGGTGGCCGCTGCAGCATCCTCCATCGTGACAGTCGCGATGGCCGAGGAGCCGAAACGCGGAAGCGCGGAGGCTAAAAAGAAGTACGCGCCAATTTGTGTCACAATGCCTACGGCTCGTATTTGTCGCAATTGA